The genomic window GATCAAAAATCCGGCTCATCTGTTCAGCGGTCATCCCATGTCCGGTGTCCCGAATTGTGCAGCGAAGGAACCGGTCGGTCGCGCCGACCGTCACCCTCAGCACACCGCCGCCGCTCATCGCCTCCGCCGCGTTCTTGATCACGTTGAACAGAAGCTGCCGGATCTGGCCCCGGTCCACCCGGGCGGTCGGCAGGTCGGGCGGAATCTCGGTCTCGACCAGAATCCGGCGGTCGGACAGCTCGGGCCCGAGAAACGCGAGCGCGTCGCGCAGTAGCTCGCCAAAATCTGCCGACTCCAGCTGCGGCTTCACCGGCCGCACCGCCTGCAGAAACTCTGTGATGATCCGGTCCAGCCGCTCGACCTCCGTCCGCGCGACGCGCACCAGCTCCGCCAGCTCCTGCGCGGTGGCGCCACCGGGCCGTGCGATCGCGCGCTCGATCAGCTGCAGATGAATGTGCAGCGAATTCAGCGGATTGCCGATCTCGTGCGCGACGCCGGCCGCCAGCAGCGTCACCGCGCGCAGCCGCTCCGATTCCAACGACTGCGCCGCGTTCTCGCGTTCCCGCGTCACATCGCGCAGAATCAGCACCGCTCCCGAGGAGGGCGGCGCACCGTCCGCACTATCCCGCCGCAACGGCACGACATAGAACGCGAGAAACCGGTGCTCGGGGTAGTTCACCTCGATTTCGCGGCTCAACAGCCGCGACCACTCCGCCGCGTCCAGACTGAGCACCTGTTCCCAGTCCACCTCCCGCAAATACCGCCCAATGCGCGTGCCGTGGGCCTCCTCCATGGAAAACCCCAACAGCCGTTCCGCGGCGCGGTTCGCAAACTCGATGCGCCCCCGCGCGTCCAGCACCACCAGCCCCTCCTGCATCGAATGAAAAATTGTCTCCAGCAACCCCTTTTCGCGCGCCAGATGCAGGATCTGCAGCTGCAAACTGCCGGGATCCACACGGCCAAGACGATCGATCAGACGGTCGAGAAACTTGTTCTTCATGAAGACGGCGCGATGATAGAGAGCCGTGCCACCCCCCCGCAAGCAACCGGGCACCGATCCCGCCGCCGTGACCCTCCGCCATCACGCCGCGCGGGTCGGCCCCTCAAGCCCGCCGCGGGATGATCCGCCCCTGCCGCGGAGCGGCCGGCTCCGTCGCGTCATCGCGGCGGCAGCGCTCCTCGCCATCTCCGCACGCGCAGCGGAGTGTCCGCCAGTGGTACTGATTCACGGTCTCGGCCGAACCTCGCGCTCGATGAGCTGGCTTGCGCGCCGGCTGGGTGAGGCCGGCTTTCGGCCGGTCCTCTTCGACTACCCCTCGCAGCGCGAGCCATTGGACCGGCTCGTGGAGCGCCTGCACCCGTTCTGGAGCAACGCCGCGGGGGACGGTCCGCCGCACGCGGTCACCCACTCGATGGGCGGCGTGTTGTTGTGGATGTACGCGGCGAGGCATCCGGAGATGCTCATCGGCCGCGTCGTGATGCTCGCCCCGCCCGGCCGCGGTTCCGAGCTGGCCGACCGCCTCGCCGCGTCCAACCTCGGCCGCCGCCTGCTCGGACCGGCCGGCTGCGCGCTGGGCACCCTGCCCTCCTCACCGCTGCGAGCGCTCGAACCGGTGCGGTTCGAGCTCGGCGTCATCGCCGGCCGGCACTCCCTCAACCCGCTCTTTTCCGCATGGATCCCCGGCGCCGACGACGGCAAGGTCGCAGTCGCCCGTGCGCACGTCCCCGGGATGAAGGAGTTCCTTCTCGTGCCCTGCTCGCACACCTGGATCATGTTCGACGAAGAGGTGATTCGCCTCACGGTGCACTTTCTGCGCAACGGCAGCTTTCGTTCCACGCCCGGCTCCGCGCGCGCTGCGGCCGGCTTGGCCCGCTAGCGGTCATCGCCGACAATGGCACCCATGTCATCGAGCCGCCAACATTCGATCCGCTGCCCGCGCTGTCGCGACGAGTTCGAGGTCGAGCTGTGGGACGCGGTCAATCTCGTGGACCGTCCCTCCGCCCGCGAC from Kiritimatiellia bacterium includes these protein-coding regions:
- a CDS encoding ATP-binding protein — translated: MKNKFLDRLIDRLGRVDPGSLQLQILHLAREKGLLETIFHSMQEGLVVLDARGRIEFANRAAERLLGFSMEEAHGTRIGRYLREVDWEQVLSLDAAEWSRLLSREIEVNYPEHRFLAFYVVPLRRDSADGAPPSSGAVLILRDVTRERENAAQSLESERLRAVTLLAAGVAHEIGNPLNSLHIHLQLIERAIARPGGATAQELAELVRVARTEVERLDRIITEFLQAVRPVKPQLESADFGELLRDALAFLGPELSDRRILVETEIPPDLPTARVDRGQIRQLLFNVIKNAAEAMSGGGVLRVTVGATDRFLRCTIRDTGHGMTAEQMSRIFDPYYTTKPGGTGLGMMIVQRIVRDHGGEIEIHSEPGGGTAVTVYLPREDRLIPVSYTHL
- a CDS encoding alpha/beta fold hydrolase, which encodes MVLIHGLGRTSRSMSWLARRLGEAGFRPVLFDYPSQREPLDRLVERLHPFWSNAAGDGPPHAVTHSMGGVLLWMYAARHPEMLIGRVVMLAPPGRGSELADRLAASNLGRRLLGPAGCALGTLPSSPLRALEPVRFELGVIAGRHSLNPLFSAWIPGADDGKVAVARAHVPGMKEFLLVPCSHTWIMFDEEVIRLTVHFLRNGSFRSTPGSARAAAGLAR